Proteins from one Mycobacterium sp. EPa45 genomic window:
- a CDS encoding SRPBCC family protein yields the protein MISSSSIDIDAPADLVWEVFSNVEHWPDWTASVTRLRGLDGAQLAVGRHFEIKQPRMPRLVWTVTELEPGASWTWEQRSPGGLTTARHDVVPTADGRTVVRQELVQRGILGSVVGVLMRQMTQRYLTMEAQGLKASSEGLRKLRGSNA from the coding sequence ATGATCAGTTCCAGCAGTATCGACATCGACGCACCCGCGGATCTGGTCTGGGAGGTGTTCAGCAACGTCGAGCACTGGCCGGACTGGACCGCCTCGGTCACCCGGCTGCGTGGCCTCGACGGTGCGCAGCTGGCCGTCGGGCGCCACTTCGAGATCAAGCAGCCGCGGATGCCACGGCTGGTCTGGACGGTCACCGAGCTCGAGCCGGGGGCGTCGTGGACCTGGGAGCAGCGGTCGCCAGGCGGGTTGACAACGGCCCGACACGACGTGGTGCCGACGGCCGACGGGCGGACCGTGGTGCGCCAGGAACTCGTCCAGCGCGGCATCCTCGGGTCCGTCGTGGGTGTGCTGATGCGGCAGATGACGCAGCGCTACCTGACGATGGAGGCACAGGGATTGAAGGCGTCTAGCGAGGGCCTGCGGAAACTTCGTGGCTCGAACGCCTGA
- a CDS encoding glycosyltransferase family 4 protein gives MSTPVRSVLLLCWRDTGHPQGGGSETYVQRIGSLLAESGIDVTLRTARYRGASRREVVDGVRISRGGGAYSVYIWAGLAMVAARFGLGPLRAVRPDVVIDTQNGVPFLARLAFGRRVAVLVHHCHREQWPVAGRFFGRLGWLVESWLSPRMHRHNQYVTVSLPSARDLSDLGVDTARIAVVRNGLDEAPPDTLTAQRSSAPRVVVLSRLVPHKQIEDALDAVAALRPRVDGLHLDVVGGGWWQDRLVQRAERLGISDAVTFHGHVDDRTKHTVVQRSWVHVLPSRKEGWGLAVIEAAQHGVPTIGYRSSGGLTDSVIDGVTGVLVDDHHDLVDRLEHLLADHVLRDELGAKARARSRDFSWQLSAAAMRTVLESVHTGGRVSGVL, from the coding sequence ATGTCCACACCCGTCCGCTCCGTCCTGCTGCTGTGCTGGCGGGACACCGGCCACCCGCAGGGGGGCGGCAGCGAAACCTACGTCCAGCGCATCGGCTCGCTGCTGGCCGAATCCGGCATTGACGTCACCCTGCGCACCGCCCGGTACCGCGGCGCATCCCGCCGCGAGGTCGTCGACGGTGTGCGGATCAGCCGAGGCGGCGGGGCTTACAGCGTGTACATCTGGGCGGGGCTGGCGATGGTCGCCGCCCGGTTCGGGCTCGGACCGCTGCGGGCCGTGCGTCCTGACGTCGTCATCGACACCCAGAACGGTGTGCCCTTCCTGGCCCGGCTCGCGTTCGGGCGTCGGGTCGCCGTCCTGGTGCACCACTGCCACCGCGAACAGTGGCCGGTCGCGGGCCGCTTCTTCGGCAGGCTCGGCTGGTTGGTCGAATCCTGGCTGTCCCCGCGCATGCACCGGCACAACCAATACGTCACCGTCTCGCTGCCGTCCGCCCGCGACCTGTCCGACCTGGGCGTCGACACCGCGCGTATTGCCGTGGTGCGCAACGGTCTCGATGAGGCGCCGCCGGACACCCTTACGGCGCAACGCTCGTCGGCGCCCCGGGTTGTCGTGTTGTCACGGCTGGTGCCGCACAAGCAGATCGAGGACGCACTCGATGCGGTGGCTGCGTTGCGGCCCCGGGTCGACGGGCTGCACCTCGATGTCGTCGGCGGCGGGTGGTGGCAAGACCGCCTCGTGCAGCGGGCCGAGCGGCTCGGCATCTCCGATGCGGTCACCTTCCACGGCCATGTCGACGATCGCACGAAACACACTGTGGTGCAACGGTCCTGGGTGCACGTGCTGCCCTCACGCAAGGAGGGCTGGGGCCTGGCGGTCATCGAAGCCGCTCAACACGGCGTACCGACCATCGGCTACCGGTCCTCGGGCGGCCTCACCGACTCGGTGATCGACGGGGTTACGGGCGTTCTCGTCGATGATCATCACGACCTGGTGGATCGCCTGGAACACCTATTGGCAGATCACGTTTTGCGCGACGAGCTCGGCGCGAAGGCCAGAGCCCGCAGCCGGGACTTCTCCTGGCAGCTGAGCGCCGCCGCCATGCGCACGGTCCTGGAGTCGGTCCACACCGGCGGCCGGGTCAGCGGCGTCCTCTAG
- a CDS encoding class I SAM-dependent methyltransferase, which translates to MAVTDLFARRATLGRSTRLLGEFRYEQSDPARFYGALAADTAAMVTDLWEESHGDTPGGRTLVDVGGGPGYFATAFTQAGWNYVGVEPDPSEMHAAEHVRQAGPGSFVRASGMALPFAAGSVDVCLSSNVAEHVPRPWQLGAEMLRVTRPGGLAILSYTVWLGPFGGHEMGLTHYLGGARAATRYTRKHGHPPKNNYGSSLFAVSAAAGLNWAAGTGALIAAFPRYHPRWAWWLTDVPGVREFLVSNLVLVLRPPLRPK; encoded by the coding sequence GTGGCCGTCACCGACCTGTTCGCCCGGCGCGCGACGCTGGGCCGATCGACGCGGCTGCTCGGTGAATTCCGCTACGAACAATCCGACCCCGCCCGCTTCTACGGCGCACTGGCCGCCGACACCGCGGCCATGGTCACCGACCTCTGGGAAGAAAGCCACGGCGATACCCCCGGTGGGCGCACGCTCGTCGACGTGGGCGGCGGGCCGGGCTATTTCGCCACCGCCTTCACTCAGGCCGGTTGGAACTACGTCGGCGTCGAGCCTGATCCGAGCGAGATGCACGCCGCCGAGCACGTCCGGCAAGCGGGGCCCGGCTCGTTCGTCCGGGCCTCGGGAATGGCGCTGCCGTTCGCCGCCGGTAGTGTCGACGTCTGCCTGTCGTCCAACGTCGCCGAGCACGTGCCGCGCCCGTGGCAACTGGGTGCGGAAATGCTGCGGGTGACCCGGCCCGGCGGGCTGGCGATCCTGTCCTACACCGTCTGGCTCGGGCCGTTCGGCGGCCACGAGATGGGCCTCACCCACTATCTGGGTGGTGCCAGGGCGGCCACCCGCTACACCCGCAAGCACGGCCACCCCCCGAAGAACAACTACGGGTCGTCGCTTTTCGCGGTCTCGGCAGCCGCCGGACTGAACTGGGCTGCCGGCACCGGCGCGCTGATCGCGGCATTCCCTCGTTACCACCCGCGATGGGCGTGGTGGCTGACCGATGTGCCTGGTGTGCGGGAGTTCCTGGTGAGCAATTTGGTGCTGGTGCTGCGGCCACCGCTCCGGCCGAAATGA
- a CDS encoding AMP-binding protein, whose product MSDEIPALGARLSQLAAEAPDRPAVSCEGRTITRAQLESTSNRLARAYAELGVSQGDYVTIAVANSIEWVQATVAVWKLGAIPQPLSPRLPDAEFEGLLDLKPRALLVGRTDPRGLVPSVAADFTGTPDLPDDPLPEAVSPAWKSIASGGSTGRPKLIEAGGDSRYPADLVAMGMGNQPTDTQLVPVPLSHNTGFTSATIALATGQHLVLLPRFDPERFLRVIADYRVNYLTTVPTIMQRLLPVYHANPDGYDLSSLRRLWHVAAVCPPTVKQAWIDLLGPDAVWELYGGTELQALTFISGSEWLTHRGSVGRVVAGEMKVLDDDGNECPPGVLGEIYMRPNPGSLPTYRYIGSTAKSRDGWDSLGDLGWFDGEGYLYLADRRVDMFTVGGRNTYPAEIESALSEHPAVLSCLVVGVPHDDLGQVPYALVHTDGGALTEEDVKAFVAQRLADYKVPRTVEFVDTPLRDDAGKARRSAVRDEIIARLQA is encoded by the coding sequence ATGAGTGACGAGATCCCGGCGCTGGGGGCCCGGCTGAGCCAGCTGGCTGCCGAGGCGCCCGATCGCCCCGCCGTGTCGTGCGAGGGCCGCACCATCACCCGCGCTCAGCTGGAGTCGACGTCGAACCGGCTGGCCCGCGCCTATGCCGAACTCGGGGTCAGTCAAGGCGATTACGTGACCATCGCGGTGGCGAACTCGATCGAGTGGGTGCAGGCGACAGTCGCGGTGTGGAAGCTCGGCGCGATCCCGCAGCCGCTGTCGCCGAGGTTGCCCGACGCCGAGTTCGAGGGCCTGCTCGACCTGAAGCCGCGCGCCCTGCTGGTCGGCCGCACCGATCCGCGCGGTCTGGTGCCGTCGGTGGCCGCGGATTTCACCGGTACTCCCGACCTTCCGGATGACCCACTGCCCGAAGCGGTTTCACCGGCGTGGAAGTCGATCGCCTCCGGCGGCAGCACCGGACGGCCTAAACTCATCGAGGCCGGTGGCGACAGCCGGTACCCGGCCGACCTGGTGGCGATGGGCATGGGCAATCAACCGACCGACACCCAGTTGGTGCCGGTGCCGCTGAGCCATAACACCGGGTTCACCTCGGCCACCATCGCTTTGGCGACCGGACAGCATCTTGTGCTGCTGCCCAGGTTCGACCCGGAGCGCTTCCTGCGGGTCATCGCCGACTACCGGGTCAACTACCTGACCACCGTACCGACGATCATGCAGCGGCTGCTGCCGGTCTATCACGCCAACCCCGACGGCTATGATCTGTCGTCGCTGCGCCGGTTGTGGCACGTGGCCGCCGTCTGCCCGCCGACCGTCAAGCAGGCGTGGATCGACCTGCTCGGACCCGATGCGGTGTGGGAACTGTACGGCGGCACCGAACTTCAGGCGTTGACGTTCATCAGCGGTTCGGAATGGCTGACCCACCGTGGTTCGGTCGGTCGCGTGGTGGCCGGCGAGATGAAGGTACTCGACGACGACGGCAACGAATGCCCGCCAGGTGTGCTCGGCGAGATCTACATGCGTCCGAACCCGGGCTCGCTCCCCACCTACCGCTACATCGGCAGTACCGCCAAGTCGCGCGACGGCTGGGATTCACTCGGCGATCTCGGCTGGTTCGACGGCGAGGGCTACCTGTATCTCGCCGATCGCCGTGTCGACATGTTCACCGTCGGCGGTCGCAATACCTACCCCGCGGAAATCGAGAGCGCGCTGTCCGAGCACCCGGCGGTGCTGTCCTGTCTGGTCGTCGGGGTGCCGCACGATGACCTCGGCCAGGTGCCGTATGCGTTGGTGCACACCGACGGTGGCGCGCTCACCGAAGAGGACGTCAAGGCGTTCGTGGCGCAGCGGCTCGCCGATTACAAGGTGCCACGGACCGTGGAGTTCGTCGACACCCCGTTGCGCGACGACGCGGGCAAGGCGCGCCGATCCGCGGTCCGCGACGAGATCATCGCCCGGCTGCAGGCCTGA
- a CDS encoding TetR/AcrR family transcriptional regulator, with translation MARTPDRRRRRELLDALVAECAENGVGGRSLRELADAVGTSHRMLLHHFASRDDLLLAIVDDVERRQMELLRELITDGTGFAAMWDHLRRPELRALERLFFECYARGAQGESPFTTMLPGAVDRWLTEVQSASDATADPALARLGLAVMRGLLLDLAGTNDDAGVDVAAQHFIEMLSRIEISSR, from the coding sequence GTGGCTCGAACGCCTGACCGCCGGCGCCGCCGGGAGTTGCTCGACGCTCTCGTAGCCGAATGCGCCGAGAACGGCGTCGGCGGCCGCTCGCTCCGGGAACTGGCCGACGCGGTGGGAACCAGTCATCGAATGCTGTTGCACCACTTCGCGTCCCGTGACGATCTGCTGTTGGCCATCGTCGACGACGTCGAGCGCAGGCAGATGGAATTGTTGCGCGAGCTGATCACCGATGGCACGGGATTCGCCGCGATGTGGGATCACCTGCGCAGGCCGGAACTGCGGGCGCTCGAACGACTGTTCTTCGAGTGCTATGCCCGCGGGGCGCAGGGCGAGTCACCGTTCACGACAATGCTGCCCGGCGCGGTCGATCGCTGGCTCACTGAAGTTCAGTCAGCATCCGATGCCACTGCCGACCCGGCTCTCGCGCGGCTCGGGCTGGCTGTCATGCGGGGGTTGCTGCTCGATCTGGCCGGCACCAACGACGACGCGGGCGTCGACGTGGCCGCCCAGCACTTCATCGAGATGCTCAGCCGGATCGAAATTAGCTCGCGCTAG
- a CDS encoding DUF3068 domain-containing protein: MNRAGMVRIAAFGIIGLGAALLIAALLLTTYTSGKIKKIPLDIDETLVSDGTGSALDPSSLVGTKFVVDKNVPLVSQQQITVESPANADLVTLQVGTSVRRSDKQQDNGLLLAMVDTVTVNRGTALAVSDDTHPGGSVQKPRTIEDNKPPTNIALPHDGLAYRFPFDTEKKTYPYFDPIAQKAFDANYDGQEDVNGLTTYRFTQNVGYDADGKLVDPIKYASLYDKNEDGEVTARAELWGLPGPPEEPVTMTRYYAAQRTFWVDPVTGVIVKSTEHANHYYARDPLKPEMAVVDYKVTSNEQTVESRVASARDERDRVGLWSRVLPISFTAAGLVALVGGALLGTFSLRAESALIDPGLDTADHGFFGKDETGPMPAAEAQTEKLPAARPDLEPPPPQR; encoded by the coding sequence GTGAATCGCGCAGGCATGGTGCGTATCGCGGCATTCGGCATCATCGGGCTCGGAGCCGCCCTCCTGATCGCCGCGTTGCTGTTGACGACGTACACCTCCGGCAAGATCAAGAAGATCCCGCTCGACATCGACGAGACACTCGTCAGCGACGGCACCGGCAGCGCGCTGGATCCGTCATCACTGGTCGGTACGAAGTTCGTGGTCGACAAGAACGTGCCCCTGGTGTCACAGCAGCAGATCACTGTCGAATCCCCGGCGAACGCCGATCTGGTGACGCTTCAGGTCGGCACCAGCGTGCGGCGCAGCGACAAGCAACAGGACAACGGACTGTTGTTGGCCATGGTGGACACGGTGACCGTAAACCGCGGCACCGCGCTGGCGGTGTCCGACGACACCCACCCGGGCGGTTCGGTGCAGAAGCCACGAACCATCGAGGACAACAAGCCGCCGACGAACATCGCGCTGCCGCACGATGGCCTGGCCTATCGATTCCCGTTCGACACCGAGAAGAAGACGTATCCCTACTTCGACCCGATCGCGCAGAAGGCGTTCGACGCCAACTATGACGGGCAAGAGGACGTCAACGGGCTGACGACCTACCGGTTCACTCAGAACGTCGGCTACGACGCCGACGGCAAGCTGGTCGATCCGATCAAGTACGCCTCGCTCTATGACAAGAACGAGGACGGCGAGGTGACCGCGCGAGCCGAGCTGTGGGGTCTGCCCGGGCCGCCGGAAGAGCCGGTCACGATGACCCGCTACTACGCCGCGCAGCGCACGTTCTGGGTGGATCCGGTGACCGGCGTCATCGTCAAGTCCACCGAACACGCCAACCACTACTACGCCCGCGACCCGCTGAAGCCGGAGATGGCGGTGGTCGATTACAAGGTCACCTCCAACGAGCAGACCGTCGAATCCCGGGTGGCCTCGGCCCGCGACGAGCGTGACCGCGTGGGCCTGTGGTCGCGGGTGCTGCCGATCAGTTTCACCGCGGCCGGCCTGGTGGCCCTGGTCGGCGGGGCGCTGCTGGGCACCTTCAGCCTGCGCGCCGAGTCGGCGCTGATCGACCCTGGCCTGGACACCGCTGACCATGGGTTCTTCGGTAAGGACGAAACCGGGCCGATGCCTGCCGCCGAGGCGCAGACCGAGAAGTTGCCCGCCGCCAGACCCGATCTGGAGCCGCCACCGCCACAGCGGTGA
- a CDS encoding DUF1003 domain-containing protein, protein MSNIYSYVRHPRAEELAAKTPVKVAHIRGVDHDNWLVRFNAKFGLRITVVVGTMWTAYLFTLLALFALPDAIKQGTYFVVVWLSSSFLQLVLLPIIIVGQNIQAKASDTRADETYKDAEAVLKEAAMIQDHLSKQDELISKILDQIGPLAPKVG, encoded by the coding sequence ATGTCGAATATCTACTCCTACGTCCGCCACCCTCGCGCCGAGGAACTGGCGGCCAAAACGCCGGTCAAGGTGGCACACATTCGTGGCGTCGACCACGACAACTGGCTGGTGCGCTTCAATGCGAAGTTTGGACTGAGGATCACGGTGGTGGTCGGCACCATGTGGACCGCTTACCTTTTCACGCTGCTCGCCCTATTCGCGCTGCCCGACGCGATCAAACAGGGGACGTACTTCGTGGTGGTCTGGCTCTCCAGCAGCTTCCTTCAGTTGGTCTTGTTGCCGATCATCATCGTGGGTCAGAACATCCAGGCCAAGGCGTCCGACACCCGCGCCGACGAGACGTACAAGGACGCCGAGGCGGTGCTGAAGGAAGCGGCGATGATCCAGGACCACCTCAGCAAACAAGACGAACTGATCTCAAAGATCCTCGACCAGATCGGCCCGCTGGCCCCCAAAGTCGGCTAG
- a CDS encoding acyltransferase, whose amino-acid sequence MAGPVEQVGGTRGFLPAVEGMRACAAMGVVLTHVAFQTGTTGAVVGRLLHRFDLAVAVFFALSGFLLWRGHAAAARDLRRRPPTGHYLRSRLVRIMPGYVVAVVVILTLLPEANHASWTVWWANLTLTQVYVPLTLTAGLTQMWSLSVEVSFYLALPILAVLARRLPVRARVPVIAAVALASLGWGLLPIHTMQGVNFLNWPPAYASWFAAGMLLAEWTVSPVGWAHKLARNRLAVFGVALAAYLISASPLAGPKDLVPATLGQFVIRTSMGAIVAGALLAPLVLDRPDTGHPILGSRFMVTLGRWSYGLFVWHLAALVMVFPMVGRFMFNGNLIVTLVLTLVLGFAMAAVSYALIESPCRNALRRWEYRRASAERPGNWWSKKAPVPPLDSSVSDTPEPVIAR is encoded by the coding sequence ATGGCAGGTCCGGTGGAGCAGGTCGGGGGCACCCGCGGCTTCCTGCCCGCCGTAGAAGGGATGCGCGCCTGCGCGGCGATGGGGGTGGTCCTCACCCACGTCGCCTTCCAGACCGGCACCACCGGCGCAGTGGTCGGACGGCTGCTGCACCGCTTCGACCTGGCTGTCGCGGTGTTCTTCGCGCTCTCCGGCTTTCTGCTGTGGCGCGGCCACGCCGCCGCGGCCCGGGACTTGCGCCGCCGCCCGCCCACCGGGCACTACCTGCGCTCGCGGTTGGTGCGCATCATGCCCGGTTATGTGGTGGCGGTCGTCGTCATCCTGACGCTGCTGCCGGAGGCCAACCACGCCAGTTGGACGGTGTGGTGGGCCAACCTGACGCTGACCCAGGTCTACGTTCCGCTCACGCTGACCGCAGGCCTGACCCAGATGTGGAGCTTGTCGGTAGAGGTGAGCTTCTACCTCGCCCTGCCGATCCTGGCGGTCCTGGCCCGTCGGCTGCCGGTGCGGGCCCGGGTGCCGGTGATCGCTGCGGTCGCGCTGGCCAGCCTCGGCTGGGGTCTGCTGCCGATCCACACCATGCAGGGGGTCAACTTCCTGAACTGGCCGCCGGCCTACGCCTCCTGGTTCGCCGCGGGCATGCTGCTGGCCGAGTGGACGGTCAGCCCGGTCGGGTGGGCGCACAAACTGGCCCGAAACCGCTTGGCCGTCTTCGGTGTCGCACTGGCCGCGTATCTGATCTCGGCCTCACCACTGGCCGGCCCGAAGGATCTGGTTCCGGCAACTCTGGGGCAGTTCGTGATCCGCACATCGATGGGCGCCATCGTCGCCGGCGCCCTGCTGGCGCCGCTGGTGCTCGACCGCCCCGACACCGGCCACCCGATTCTGGGCAGCCGGTTCATGGTCACCCTCGGCCGGTGGTCCTACGGACTGTTCGTGTGGCACCTGGCCGCGCTGGTGATGGTGTTCCCGATGGTCGGCCGGTTCATGTTCAACGGCAACCTGATCGTCACGCTGGTGCTGACGCTCGTGCTGGGCTTCGCGATGGCAGCGGTCAGCTACGCCCTGATCGAGTCGCCATGCCGAAATGCCCTGCGGCGCTGGGAATATCGGCGGGCAAGCGCGGAACGCCCGGGGAATTGGTGGAGCAAGAAGGCGCCGGTGCCGCCGCTGGACAGTTCGGTCAGCGATACACCCGAGCCGGTGATCGCGCGCTGA
- a CDS encoding phosphotriesterase, with the protein MTEPSQVETARGPVATSDLGVVFMHEHVFILSQEIMANYPEGWGDGEAREADAVAKLNELKALGVDTIVDPTVIGLGRYIPRIQRVAAQTDLQIVVATGIYTYNDVPMYFHFTGPGTLLDGPEIMTDLFVRDITEGIADTGVKAAILKCATDEPGVTPGVERVLRAVAQAHKQTGVPITTHTHALSRRGLEQQRIFAEEGVDLSRVIIGHSGDTTDLGYLEELIVGGSYIGMDRFGLDGFLSFDDRVDTVVRMCERGHADKMVLSHDASCYIDWLPEEVVPVAMPNWHFRHIHNDVLPALRQRGVTDEQITTMLVDNPRNIFAKQGAYE; encoded by the coding sequence ATGACAGAGCCGTCACAGGTCGAGACCGCGCGAGGCCCGGTCGCGACCAGCGACCTGGGTGTGGTGTTCATGCACGAACACGTGTTCATCCTGTCGCAGGAGATCATGGCCAACTATCCCGAAGGCTGGGGTGACGGCGAGGCCCGCGAGGCCGACGCCGTCGCCAAGCTCAACGAGCTGAAGGCACTCGGGGTGGACACCATCGTCGACCCGACGGTCATCGGGCTGGGCCGCTACATTCCGCGCATCCAGCGGGTGGCCGCGCAGACCGACCTCCAGATCGTGGTGGCCACCGGGATCTACACCTACAACGACGTCCCGATGTACTTCCACTTCACCGGCCCGGGAACCCTGCTGGACGGTCCGGAGATCATGACCGATCTGTTCGTCCGGGACATCACCGAGGGCATCGCCGACACCGGGGTCAAGGCGGCAATCCTCAAGTGCGCCACCGACGAACCCGGCGTCACCCCGGGTGTCGAACGAGTGCTGCGCGCGGTGGCCCAAGCCCACAAACAGACCGGGGTGCCGATCACCACCCACACCCACGCGCTGAGCCGGCGCGGCCTCGAGCAGCAGCGGATCTTCGCCGAAGAAGGCGTCGACCTCAGCCGGGTGATCATCGGGCACAGCGGAGACACCACCGACCTGGGCTACCTGGAGGAGCTGATCGTCGGCGGCTCGTATATCGGCATGGACCGGTTCGGCCTGGACGGCTTCCTCAGCTTCGACGACCGGGTCGACACCGTGGTGCGGATGTGCGAACGCGGGCACGCCGACAAGATGGTGCTGTCCCACGACGCGTCCTGCTACATCGACTGGCTGCCGGAAGAAGTCGTCCCGGTGGCCATGCCCAACTGGCATTTCCGGCACATCCACAACGATGTCCTTCCCGCGCTGCGCCAGCGTGGGGTGACCGACGAGCAGATCACCACCATGCTGGTGGACAACCCCCGCAACATCTTCGCCAAGCAAGGTGCCTATGAGTGA
- a CDS encoding aldehyde dehydrogenase: protein MTQGTISGTKFKSEWDKLFIGGKWVEPATAEVIEVHSPATGELVGKVPLAVAADVDAACAAARKAFDSGPWPKMSPTERAEILGRAVKILEERAEEFKFLLAAETGQPPTIVDMMQYGAAMSSFQYFAGAADKFTWRDFRDGVYGTTMVLREPIGVVAAVTAWNVPFFLAANKLGPALLAGCTVVVKPAAETPLSLFAMADVFAEAGLPEGVLSVVPGGPETGRALTANPEIDKFTFTGSSAVGKEIAKIAAEKLKPCTLELGGKSAAIILEDADLDSTLPMLVFSGLMNCGQACVGQTRILAPRSRYDEVVEKLSGAVAAMPIGLPDDPGAMIGPLISEKQRERVEGYIKKGVEEGARVVTGGARPEGLDNGWFVQPTVFADVDNSMTIAQEEIFGPVLAVIPYDTEEDAVRIANDSVYGLAGSVYTTDNDKAMKIAAQIRTGTYAVNMYAFDPGAPFGGYKNSGIGRENGPEGIEQYTQAKSVLLPFGYTPE, encoded by the coding sequence ATGACACAGGGCACTATTTCGGGCACCAAGTTCAAAAGCGAATGGGACAAGCTGTTCATCGGCGGCAAGTGGGTCGAGCCCGCCACGGCCGAGGTCATTGAAGTGCACTCCCCCGCCACCGGCGAGCTGGTCGGCAAGGTGCCGCTGGCCGTCGCAGCCGACGTCGACGCCGCGTGCGCCGCCGCCCGCAAGGCGTTCGACTCCGGCCCGTGGCCGAAGATGTCGCCCACCGAGCGCGCCGAGATCCTGGGCCGCGCCGTCAAAATCCTCGAAGAGCGGGCCGAGGAGTTCAAGTTCCTGCTGGCCGCCGAGACCGGCCAGCCGCCGACGATCGTCGACATGATGCAGTACGGCGCGGCGATGTCGTCGTTCCAGTACTTCGCCGGGGCCGCCGACAAGTTCACCTGGCGCGATTTCCGCGACGGGGTGTACGGCACCACGATGGTGCTGCGCGAGCCGATCGGCGTCGTCGCCGCCGTCACCGCGTGGAACGTGCCGTTCTTCCTGGCCGCCAACAAGCTCGGCCCCGCCCTGCTGGCCGGTTGTACGGTCGTCGTGAAGCCCGCTGCGGAGACGCCGCTGTCGCTGTTTGCGATGGCCGACGTATTCGCCGAGGCCGGGCTGCCCGAAGGCGTGCTGTCGGTGGTGCCGGGTGGACCCGAGACCGGGCGTGCCCTGACCGCCAACCCCGAGATCGACAAGTTCACGTTCACCGGCTCCAGCGCGGTCGGCAAGGAGATCGCCAAGATCGCCGCCGAGAAGCTCAAGCCGTGCACATTGGAGCTGGGCGGCAAGTCGGCCGCCATCATCCTCGAGGACGCCGACCTGGATTCGACGCTGCCGATGCTGGTGTTCTCCGGCTTGATGAACTGCGGCCAGGCCTGCGTCGGCCAGACCCGCATCCTCGCGCCGCGGTCGCGCTATGACGAGGTCGTCGAGAAGTTGTCCGGCGCGGTCGCGGCCATGCCGATCGGTCTGCCCGACGACCCGGGCGCGATGATCGGCCCGCTGATCAGTGAGAAGCAGCGCGAGCGGGTCGAGGGCTACATCAAGAAGGGTGTCGAGGAAGGCGCGCGGGTGGTCACCGGCGGTGCCCGGCCCGAGGGGCTGGACAACGGCTGGTTCGTGCAGCCGACGGTGTTCGCCGACGTCGACAACTCGATGACCATCGCCCAGGAGGAGATCTTCGGACCGGTGCTGGCGGTGATCCCCTACGACACCGAAGAGGACGCCGTCCGCATCGCCAACGACTCCGTCTACGGCCTGGCCGGCTCGGTGTACACCACCGACAACGACAAGGCGATGAAGATCGCCGCCCAGATCCGAACCGGCACATACGCGGTCAACATGTACGCGTTCGATCCAGGTGCGCCGTTCGGCGGCTACAAGAACTCCGGCATCGGCCGCGAGAACGGCCCCGAGGGTATCGAGCAGTACACCCAGGCCAAGAGCGTGCTGCTGCCGTTCGGCTACACCCCCGAGTAA